TTCAGAGATTGTCAAATGCGACGGCGGTCACCGATTCACCGTATTTCTATCCGACTAACCCGTATATACTTAAAGTATTAAAGTCATTAactataatcttaaaataatttatttaatgcgtaatttgatataaattaaaattaatgattatttgtattattaattattactgCAAACATATTTCAAATATTTAAGGAGTCACAATGATATTagaaattattttgatttagattttttattatcaatttataaAGTCCACCTAAATTCACAAcgtaaaatttttaaacaacAAAGAATATTCTTACAGATTGTTCTTATAATCTTATTTTAGATCTAACTTTTAAGATATTCACTTCAATTTAAACCATAAATGTCATGAGTTTTTATTGTTTGAATCAATCTCAAAACAAAGGCACAATTTTTGTTGTTgtgaacaaaataatacatgttGGAAGTATTCCTCCAAACCAAGCATATGTTTTTACAagttattaatcttttattataactattactaaaacaaaacacgaCATCTgcactttttaaaattatttacgtGTCACAACCTCAACAAAAGTTTTCCTCCTAAAActtaatgatgatgtcattgttattatgactaatatttatatctCTGACTTTACTACTTtgtaacaataatattattcatattgattgattttttactttttaagttacatacttatattattaatatattagaaaaccatgtattttatttcttttttttttcaattatttaaaaaaactttttaatatgtcagaaattttaataaagtcGTACATTGTACGAGCATTATCTATTAAAAAACTATACAACATGATACATTTGGAATGCTATTAAATACTCTTAAGTTGCatccttctttatgggtatgctTTTTCCCACACCCTAATCATAGTTTTCATAAGCAAAATACATTGAATATgatgaaacaaaccaagttcaagTTTCTACAATATTTGCAAGTGTTTGACCCGAACAACCATGATGTGGCCGCGTTACAGAACCGAGTTTCTATAATGgtgcattgatcattgtttagaCAACAATGCATACAAATAGTTCAAAGAAAATATTCGTGGAGGATGTTTTATCGTCGagttttttatacttttatctTTCGAATACGCTCTTCATCAAAACTAATAATGAACTAACTCGATCTTTAATCTGTATGAATCATTACTGTTCGTTTGTAATATCACTGTATTCTGCAGCTGCTGAGCATCATCGTTCGTTTTTCTGCTGATGGTCATTCCTCAGGCTGATCCCATGCATCTTGTCACTGTTGTTCGTTGCATGCATCAGCTTGAGTATTTGGTTCTTCGTTCTCCGTCTCATTAAACGTGATCCTGCTCACTTCACTCTgtcaaaaaaaagaacaaaaattgAAGATCTCACACGAACCATAACTAATTCTTGGATCAGAGCGTACGTATCAAGAGAGGAACAACTGAAATTTCCGAGATAGGGGGGAGGAGGGGTCTGTTATTTCTTCAACTATGCCATCTCAATGATAAATTGTTTCACAAAAATTGCAGAAACTGAACATAGTTTGACATGATAGTTTATCCAGATTACAAAAAATACATTAGCAACCACCTGTCATTATACTTATTCTTGGTCTGTATCAGGTTTTCGCAACCTTAGTTCATCCTAAACCGGACAAACTGCTATAGGACAAACAAGAGAGCTTACCCAAAAGACTAGCCTATTAGGTGAGAGAGTCCATTTGCCTATAAACCCCACACCAGTTGCATACACAACCGACGTGGGACAAGTCCCATACCTTTTGTTGTAACATAACACAAACCCACCAAGATTCTTTCTTATCATCACAAAGTAATGGCCAATGGAGAAGTAAATGCATCTGATAGCCGTTGGGGCTTCAGGGGTCTGTCTACAAATTTTTAAGCGAGATAGGCTTGCAACGAATGTGGTGAGTCTTATTGAGGCAAAACTGCAAAAGTTTCTTTTTTAGCGAatccaaaattttcatataCTTAAGCGTGTTTTACCTTCCCTCATCTTGATCATATCAAACTCAAGTATAAATGGCAATCTAAAAAGCATAAACATTTTCAGTAGGTAGGCATCAATCAGGGGAATGCTAAAATCAGTTCCCTGAAAAAACCTCCCTTACATTCTTACTAGTAAGAGTGTAAAAaagctatgttacttggactcgggcaCTAATGTTGGATACTAATACGTGTCaaagtgtcggatacgtctaaatattcaattttatgcataaaatgaagtgtctaagcgccataccaatgtccgagcattaAGAATTGGACACATGtaagtgaagcaaaatgaagggTCCGAGTAACACAGAAAACAAGGACAGCCTGAGCACGGAACAAACTATATTGTAATCAATACCACAAAGATTTAAAACCAAAacacacacataaaaaaaaacaataagggAAAACTACAAAATGTTGATAGATATACTATAATAAGTATAAAATACCTTTTTATTCACGCCCAAAGCAGATGTGAGTTCATAGAACTTGCGCATAAGCATTTCTTCTTCTACCTAAAAGTTCAATAGGATGATCATCATGAAAAGTCTCACCAGAAAGGGCAACAAAGAAGCTACTACAGCATTATAACATTTCAGAACAGACAATCAAATCCTTCAAAAACGTATCATTACTTTTCATACTAAGGAgcaattacaacgaattaaaaGTGATCTTTGTTACTGATGATCTCCCATGTCGATTTGTTCAAATCCATGTAGCCCACCAAATACATTTTGCACTATATGACATGACTTTTTCCAAACCTGAGAGGTAACTCAAtacatttttgaaattttaagagAACCTCGTATAAATGAGCTTTTAAACCACAAGGATACCTCGAGATCCCATTAGCAATAGAATTAATATCCATGTTCTTATTTAGAATCATTTTCATGCATAGTTGCATCGCGTAAAGTTCCAAACTCCAAGAATGAACATCTAATAAATTATGAGAAGGAAAGAACTAAGCATACCTGCAGCCTATGCAACTCATGAGCCATCTTTTTATGAGCATCCTCAAGCAACTCATTCTGCTTTTCCAAATGCCTACAAAGGCCAAAACttgattcaaaatcaaaagaattaaagaaaattaagcTAGCATAATGGAAGATTAATCAATTGGGTGACAAAGattccaaaaaaaaacatacttcaaCATCTCTGCAGCATTTTTTGCATCCATGAGGACTTCTAAGAACATAAACAAAGAGGCAATAATCAGCACAAAATTGGATTTTTCATTGaaatatttgattataattcCATAGGCCCAATTCCTATGACCTTACTTTTACAAAACAgaaattaaaagatattttttttggtgaaaCTGATTTTTAATGATTCCCCAGCTGTCTTTGATCTTTGCAGATCAAAATATCTAAATCACCGAAGATATTTTCTACACAACTGCTTTAGCTAGAGCTGTGACCAATTGGAAAAGTTATGGAGCTGATTGGTAAAAATGAATTGTTGGCTACCGGCTTTTTATTAGAGAAACATAGATAAAAAGCCATAAGCCAATGAAAAAGATCAGAGTAGCTTTCTAGCATTGACTGAAAAGCCATTTACCTAACACTTTTCGACTGTTGATCAAATCAAAAGGCCAAATGGCCAATTGCCAACAAAGTAAAAGTCATTTGCCAAACATTCCCAACAGCAACAATAGAACAATGTTAAATCCTTAATTCCAAGGATATGAATAGGGAATATTGCtacttaaacttatttttatagATCACAACTGAATTATGctaatcaaaattaatcaaaaagttTGGGAGAACAGGGCCTAAGTATGCAAAAAACTAACCAAAATGCCCATTTCAAAGTatttttcaaagaaaacaaaaacttgTGATGTAAGATCTTCATATTGTGGAAGCAAATTCCAAACAAGACTCAGTTTTCTTCTTATTTCTTTATCTACATTTTCTAAAATTTCACAAGTTATGCTGATGCATATAGGCATTAGGCATATCCATCCCTTTTCTTCAAGATTAGATATACATCATAACATAAGGTTTTAAGGAATTAAAGCTAATACTAGCTAATACTAACTACTGTGAACATATAAGAATCGGGTCTAGTTTATAACTTTCCAGGTTCTGAATTCAATTCTCGCTGTGCTCCCCAATTCCCTCAGCCTACactatactaaaaaaataaactgaattGAACATACATGATACAACATAAAGACTAAAACTCACTATACCCAAAGATACACTGAATATACATGATCCAACAAATCACTACTCCCAAAATGAACCTGTagcacccctgaatttccaaccccttaaacggaaccagaaatcgtgaaggaagggaagAAATTCGGATgttacaaaaagaaaaaggaaaataattaaaataaacgctaaagattaattaaaaagatgggtaagtggaaatttcggcaacatCTCGGTTAAAACTGAGGGTGTGACAAGGATATATAAGTGAttaacataactaaactaatctaaggcctttaatgcctttcAAAAATACGTCACGACGGATTGAATTatcgtcggcttctcaaatcatcaactctaaggAGGATcatggttccagtgttaacgcatcgatttgacggatactaaaggagtattctaACTATTATACATccaaaactacgcagcggaactatggatcatacaaggagcCACATAGCTCCATAcgaaagaaattatacaatcccaaaagaaaactttacaagtaatatagaagctacaagcattaggcAACTTGCACACAATTGTTACGaccgtactccgctctttcccccaatgcaaagcaaaagaagctcctatacctgtcatgtcaagccatgatcctcctgctgctcaacatatgaccattgttagatgtgtcatagcaggaacatcatagagagtcatggaCAAACAACAACGAACACAcacacgtcagtaattaatgaacttataacaattagagtcattgaacaaaactatagacaacgatatagtatTACAATGacgagtctactcatctgtctaaacacctctatttacacataatttctctttcaaactactaatctctcgaagtatattcaaaggtagtggatcttttctctattcatggcataatGACAcagccaagggcgttatcggccacccggcgcccatggcaaagtatgagctcatgccccctccagctgaccctatcgggtcctaccttcgggaaaaactaacacactggggcactaaaccagtgaagaggccaccatattggggtttgcaaggtcCGCATGGTAACAACTCGGTcgaggggcggtatcggccattcggcgcccaatgacccaagcatgctcatacccccttacGATGGTCCCGTcggacctcacctaggggactactaaatcaaccggacataatccaattgagtcacgccaactaatcataaatcaaggcttaataagtaggaaatcacttcgataccacacacaaccatggtacgttctctactatttagaaacctgttctcatagtctcctaatgctttcattctacttgcctgtatcactattatgactattcacTAGTATGGCTTACTTTATGgcgttctataattctaatacgatgcatataatcatgaaatatggataatactttgaaacaatgaatatgataataattattgcgtgtacgtacctgcaagcgtcactgcacgaccaagagttacaaaaatcacccaactaagttctactttcctcttatgaactggaaacctatgcaagttaggaataaaactaataagcCTAGTTGTCTCCACTTAAGAGCATCTAACATCTACAACAAGCTATCATTCACCCATACAAAGTAACTTCCACTTATTCTAACGCATACCAAACCAATTCATATTACTCAATCTATACTTGTTCATAAGTTATAACATTAACTCAACAATCAAATAAGCTTTTACATCCACTAAACCAAGGATCAAATAAGCTTTCACAACAACAAAGTGTACTTTAAAACCATTTCTTTAAACCTATGGGACTCGAGTAACAACACCATATCACCATGTCATGTCATTAACTAATAACACTTGTACAACAACACTAATGCTAATAACTTGAAATAATATTGATGTTAGTGATAACCTCAAGTTGTCATATAACTGACTACAACATACAAAATTACTTGGCaaagaacacaaaaaaaacactttattaaaactaatttaaaaaaataattaaatataatcgtaaaatctataaaaactattaaaatattaaataattacgaaATGATCGGACTTGAAACCCGAAATCAACGATGAATACTTTCCAACTATGCAAAATCAAACCATAATTTACCCATCTAattccaaaatcaaaattataaaaccATCAAATTACGAAATCTAAGTTATCGAACCATCGAATTccaaaaaccaaaatcaaatcatacttcAATTTACCTATTGAATTCTAAAACTAACTCATAATTTATGGCTTTAAATTAGGAAATAGGGGAAGTACCTTTGACGGCTTTGAATCAGTCAGAATTCCGATCAGCGCTGAAATGGCGCGGCGACTACGGCGGCGAAGGATGGTCCGTTAGTTAAGACGTGACTTCTTGCGGTAAATAACAGATTGCAAACTAGGCTGCAAGTACCGTGGGGCTCTTCAACTTATACTTGATGGAGAAACAAAGGGTTGTTTGTGTTAATTACTACTCCCAAAATAtggcttaaaaaaaataattcccactttgcattatttgggaaagtatttcccacaataccgtttatgtggaaaatttaattttttttttcagataaaatcgccatctcaagtggcggtttgcgtTAACCACAAAAACGCCatctgaagtggcggtttggtccaggtaaaccgccacttcatgtggcggtttgcttgtgacttgatttttttttttttctttgccttaatttttttttctttcattttaaaatagtgaacgcaatatgcattaaactagttcaataccatctattccataataatcaattacgaaccggcttgttctgaaaaaaataattatgaaactaatgcaaagatatattacaattatggaaactcatacaagaagttcaagtcgtataagaatatacaaagcttgttaaactacaacccccgaccccttttgttttgcacaccggTCGATgagatggtgtgaactcgtcaacctccgctactgggcccggcatcgccatgatcgctgaaacatacataagtgttataaaaatcatttaaatattatcagATTCAACATGTtgttacaaaatttaaaaaaaaaacatactttgttgaccttcgagggcatgttttcttattatgaccactacATCCACAAAAGGTACACGAGTTACGAGGACGCGTCAacggtgcatccatttcgttccgtatacgagttgatcgcggacgaccctttgcacgcttcgttgagggatctggaacaactgtaggaCCATTCCAAGGATCGCAAGTGAACATGTCTGGAACGGGCATGAAAGACTTCTTATATGTcgatacgtattttgtagtgcgaaatgaagggtccacaaaagcatcgtacgatatgttacgagctcgacatactgcaagaatatgtgagcacggtaacttgaagatggttggtttctgacatgtgcatgatgttgctgtgaggtcaaccatgtaggattttccaccttttcctgctatcctattgccacaaccagtggtgacctcgaatatcccacgcactgtgtcatatatcctaacatcatgaaagcgtgctttttcagcattcttatcaatcgtatCACTTGGTTTCTTCGCATACACATGTCCACTGTCTAATCTGCttctccctaaatccctccTTGTGGCAAAGTATTCGTTTACCCGGTAGAATGTCATCCTAACTaatgaagtgattgggagtGACCTGGCCCCTTTCATAACACCGTTGAACGCTtcagacatgtttgtagttctcactccatatcgatgcccactgtcatgaatcaaagtccattggcgctcgggaatagaaccatccactaagtacttgtacgcgtcctcattaagctctttaaggcgattcatgtagaaattatacttccgaatctttgtctgttcagaagcttttccaaataagtttttaactgctatgtttttaaacttcttatgcacgtttgaagctagatgacgtttacaaaaccgatggaatgcatatggttcttcccaaccttttccaactctgttcattgcatgcaaaattcccttgtgacgatcagatataacacataagccgtctctcttagtgacataatgccttatacaatccaagaaccaagatgggaatgtagttgattagtttagttgaatgagaggaattgtatatttgaagtaaatgagagtgaataaaattttttttttaagcaaaaacAAGAGCAGCAGCCACGAAGATGCAAAGAGGAATAAGAAATGCAGTGAACAACTCGAAGCTGatgttttgtactgctacaaaaccgccacttcaagtggcggtttacccaattttttttatttt
This genomic stretch from Amaranthus tricolor cultivar Red isolate AtriRed21 chromosome 9, ASM2621246v1, whole genome shotgun sequence harbors:
- the LOC130823473 gene encoding uncharacterized protein LOC130823473; translation: MSEAFNGVMKGARSLPITSLVRMTFYRVNEYFATRRDLGRSRLDSGHVYAKKPSDTIDKNAEKARFHDVRIYDTVRGIFEVTTGCGNRIAGKGGKSYMVDLTATSCTCQKPTIFKLPCSHILAVCRARNISYDAFVDPSFRTTKYVSTYKKSFMPVPDMFTCDPWNGPTVVPDPSTKRAKGRPRSTRIRNEMDAPLTRPRNSCTFCGCSGHNKKTCPRRSTNDHGDAGPSSGG
- the LOC130823541 gene encoding uncharacterized protein LOC130823541 isoform X2; translated protein: MTEVLMDAKNAAEMLKHLEKQNELLEDAHKKMAHELHRLQVEEEMLMRKFYELTSALGVNKKSEVSRITFNETENEEPNTQADACNEQQ
- the LOC130823541 gene encoding uncharacterized protein LOC130823541 isoform X3 — translated: MDAKNAAEMLKHLEKQNELLEDAHKKMAHELHRLQVEEEMLMRKFYELTSALGVNKKSEVSRITFNETENEEPNTQADACNEQQ
- the LOC130823541 gene encoding uncharacterized protein LOC130823541 isoform X1 yields the protein MFLEVLMDAKNAAEMLKHLEKQNELLEDAHKKMAHELHRLQVEEEMLMRKFYELTSALGVNKKSEVSRITFNETENEEPNTQADACNEQQ